Genomic DNA from Perognathus longimembris pacificus isolate PPM17 chromosome 6, ASM2315922v1, whole genome shotgun sequence:
TGCAAGTGAAAATGTATGCAAGTAGaagaacaaatgaagagaaaacagatgcaagccacagctccatttgtagtgtgcgtgcgcgcgcacgcgtgtgtgtgtgtgtgtgtgtgtgtgtgtgtgtgtgtgtgcgtgtgtgattaattggacataagagtctggtggactttcctgcccagtctggctttgctgTAATCCCTAGCTCTTGGCCAGTTTTTGTCACTGCTTATCTGGGTTGTTTATTGTAACCTGAGAAGAAGAGCGATGCAGGGGTCTTCCTCACATCCAAGAGAGCTAATCTCAGCTTTGTTTTCCACCAGTGATAAATTCTTCAGCCTTCACAGGGTCTCAGACTGTTTGCCATTGTTAAGTTCACAGCTTGAATCTTACAGGGACCCATtgtgattttaaaatgtttcttcaaCAGCattactcacaagacactatggtggaaatgaactttataaattggaggggaagggagcccggggaaagggaaagtaggagaaaaaggaaggaagggggtaacaatgttcaacaagaaatgtactcattaccttactatgtaactgtaacccctctgtacatcacctttacaataaaattaaattgtttcAAAAATGTTTCTTCTCAGGCAGGCTTCTTCCAAAGCAGTCTGCTGGTAGTTCTTAAACCCTGAGTCCTGGGTTCTTAATGAGGGGAAGTTGGATTTGGAGTAAAAATCACTAAATCTGGCTTCTTATCCCAGGGGTCCGGTCTGGATCTGCACAGAGGAAGGTGCTGGGTGGAGTGGTGGTCTTCGTGCTGGGTCTGCTCTTCCTTGGAGTGGGCCTGTTCATCTACCTCAGGAATCATGAAGGTAAGAAATATGTCtttgctgggtattggtggcacacacctgtaatcttagctatgcaggaggctgagatctgagaatcacagctcaaagccagcctgggcaggaaaatctatgagactcttcactccagttaaccacccaaaaaagctggaagtggaagggctgggaatgtggcttagtggtagagttcttgcctaccatgcatgaagccctgggttcaatttctcagcaccatatacacagaaaaagccagaagtggcgcttggctcaagtggtagaatgctagacttaagcaaaaaaagctcagggacaacacccagaccctgagttcaagccagacgtacatacatatatacatctgtgctctgcttcctgcctcaCTTGAGTGGACTGTGGTGTTAGAGGAGTCTCCGGAGGACTTGAATTTGGGGACCATTCACCTCATGTTTGTAAGCtcctgtctctttttttccctttctcaggACACTCTGGACATCAGCCAATAGGTAATATCCCTTCGTCTTCTCAGAAACAGATTTTCTTCCCTTGAAACAGATGGGAacgataacaaaaaaaaaattaataaatagtggAGAGGATTTGGCATCCAAATTTCTGATTAGACAATTTGACTAAACCTTCTACTCCCCACTAATAAAAGGCCTGGGCTCCGTGGAGCCATTGCCTTGGGGGAGAAGTGTCTACATTGTTCTCTCCCCTCTGCAATGCTGGGGGCCCTGAGATGGGAAAGGACGTGGTTTGCAGGGGTAAGCCTGGCAACACCACTGCCCTGTGTCTCCTGCAGGACTCCTGAGCTGAAGTAGAGGTGACAGCACTGAAGGAGGGAGCCCTGTCCCCACCTTTCCACCTGAGGACAATGCTTCTTGCTTGGCTCTCATTCACCCAAACAGAGACGGATTTCTCAGGACCTGGCTCTCTCGTGCTCAGTGGCCCCCAGGCCATGTCCTTGCTGAGGGCTGTGTCCGTCCCTGTGGCTACCCCCATGCCCCCAgtaccttctcctccctctctcctggctGGTTTGTATCCATCCTTTCCGGCCTCCCAGGGGTCTGAAAGCACCTCTGCCACTTTTCTTGGTTATGTTTTTCCCAAATAAACAAGGAGTGAAAAATCACCTGCttcatacatttgtgtgtgtgtgtgtgtgtgtgtgtgtgtgtgtgtgtgtgtgtgtgtgttggggagggggaggtactggggcttgaactctctttTACTcagagctagcgctctaccactttgagccatagctccccttccagtttttttgagtggttagttggagataagagtctcacggggacttctctgctgaggctggcttcgaaccatgatcctcatatctcagcctcctgaatatctaggattacacaggcttgagccactggcaccgggctcACCATGTATGTTTTTCAAatcccttcccccctcttccccactCCAGTCCCACTAAGAACTAACTCAGatatttaagagagagagagagaaagaaagaaaaccaccaccaaaaaacgtTTATTGTAGGTAGACAAATCACAACTCAGAGACCCTCAGGCAGGAAGGACATGGAAGTTTTTTCTCCAGGCAAGCTCAGCAAGTTCCATAGCGGAGACAGAACCCTATGGAATTTATCACAGAGGAATTACATGGCATGGTAAGGTGAAAGGAAAccgagggaaggcaggcagggcaggggaggtgggcaggcagggcaggggaggtgggCAGGCACCGCTTCTGTGTTATGCTAGCAGGAGACTGGGGAAGACATCTCTATTCTTGATGTTTAGGGCTGGGAAATGGTGAGTTCAGTGATGTGAACAATTGAAAGTTTGTCAGCTTAGGAAAACTTTGAAAGCAGAAATTTCTTCACTGAACTTCTAAGATAGGCTATTACCTGTAATGGAACACATATAGTGAGTTACTGAGACGTTTAAGTTGAATATTTTGAGCTCTTTCCTTCAGAAATTCCCCAACCCTCTTAATCGTTTGACTTGGGAAAAGTTGTCAAACATAACCAACTGAATTGTAAACCCTACTTTTCAAGTTTGCAtgatctttatctctctctcttctcctcctttctctttctccctccctcccttccactctcTCTTTTATGccagtgctagagcttgaactcaggatcttatgctctcccttagtttttaccctcaaggctggtgctctaccacatgaacacCACCTCtactttctgcatttttttcttgttaactggagatttaTTGGAGTTTCTCAGCTTTATTTGCcccagctgtcttcaaaccttgaccttcaagatctcagcctcctaaatagctaggcttgaaggcataagccaccagtgcctgccttaaACTTATCAAATATCTTCTCCTAGTACGTTTTAGGTTGGAAGATCAGAAATAGCCCTTGACCTTTAAGAGATTTCCATTTCGTGCCATGAACTTTCCCTAACTCCAAAGGAGCCAGGCTCTAGAAATGCTTTCAAATTAATGGGCTGCCTTACAAGTATAATTCAAGAAGTGCCTAAAGCTTGAGATTCACTGCCAAAATAACCAGGATGCAGAATTCCAACATACCCTGGTCTTAAGAATTGgctatcaggggctgggaatatggcctagtggtaaagtgcttgcctcacatacatgatagacctgggttcgattcctcagcaccacatatatagaaaaagccacaggtggtgctgtagttcaagtagtagagtgctagccttgagccaaaagaagccagggacagtgctcaggccctgagttcaagccccaggactggccaaaaaaaaaaaacttaattaaaaaaaaaaagaattggagatCATTTCTGAGACTGAAGGTATAGCTTGGAATCTATGGACACTGATAACAGAGCCTAAGGCAATGGGGAAACCAGATGATTCCCTTGCCTGATTTCTTCTAGCAATGAGAAATCAAGAGGCACAACGTTTCCTTCCCTGTATGGTATCACACATCCACTTCTCCATATGTCTCCCTCCCTCAGATGCCTCCATAACGTCTTCCTCTGACCATACTTAACCCACCTCCATAGGTCTCACAGAGGTCCTCGGCGTTGTGCGCTATTGCCTTTGTGCATACCCTTCATGATAAGAATGGCCCCAACGATGATGCACACCAGACCCACTATCAGGCCCAGGGCACACACCACATTCTCTGTAGTTTCCGGGAGGGGAGCTTGCTCATCAAActctggagggaaagaaaagagtagGTAGTAGTAAGCCAGGGAGGGTCCATTTGAACCATGTGATCAATAAATTAAAGAAGATGGAAGTAGAATGCTGTCTCAAGGCAACTGTAGATCTAAATGGAGATGCGTTTGGGCCCTAGGGGAAACACAGAGGAGTGAAATTACAGCAGAGCTATGTTCTGAGGGCCCAGCCATAAGTATCATAGGAGGAAAACCCTGGAATAGGTCGAGAATTGAAGGATGTTCCCATACCCCAGTGCTTGAGGACAGGTTTATCCAGGCCCCAGTGTTCCACCTTGCAGTCATAAACATCCTCTGTGGAGGGCAGGAAGGGCAAGTAGTGGAATTTACGGAAAAGGTGGTcttccctgggcaggaaaactgtCTCTGACACGCCTGTGGTGACGGGTTTGCCATTTTTCAGCCAGGTGACTGTAACCACTGGTGGGGAGAACTTGTCGACGAAACAGATGAGGATGTTGGGCTCGCCTAGTTCTGCAGGGCTGCTGGTCAGCACGGCCACCTCTGGAGGCACTGGAGGACACAGGACAGACATTAGCTTCCATTCTGTAGGCTTGCTTCTCAGCCTCTCCCTCCCACACTACCCTGCGGTACACACCTATCTAAAGCTAAAAGCAGCAGTTGGAATTAGGTGCTGAAAAGTTTATGCCCCATTCACCAATACCTATCTCTGATACACTAGAGCCAAGGTTGAAGTGCATAAAATATCTAAGAACTTGATTCttaatccaccccccccccacacacacacaaccatgtTGACTCAGGGCAGTAATTTTTTGAGTGATCATGTATGACAGAGATATTAAGGAAGAATTACTCTTAAAAGTTCTTGGGCTTGTGCCATGAGAAATTGGGGATTCCTGGAACAGGGGTAAGCCTTGGAGAGGGAATCACGATAATATGACATGAATTGCTGAAGTATCTATTTTAAAGCGATGGATTCCCCCATCTGGGAGTAAAGCAGAGAGGCAGTACCATTGGCATCTGGAGTGTGGTTGGAGCGCTTAATCATgatgtccaggttggctttgtccACAGCTATGTTGTCCAAGGCACCCTGAGCTTCAAAACTGGCAAATTGTCCGAATTCTTTGAGCCTCCAGactgtctctttcttttccatatcCACGTGAAAAATCTCATCGCCATCAAAGTCAAACATAAATTCTCCTACTTTATCAGGGGACAGATAGAACTCCGCCTGGATGAGCTTATGTTCCTCTGAAAAGACAGGAAAGGGAGTTGAGGAGGGAATTGGGAAAGGGAGACAAAGAAGAAGCCATATGCCTATGGGAAGAAGATGGGGAGAGAGACTGGGCAAAGTGGAATCAAGGAAAAGGGAGAGTGGGGATGAGTTATGGGTAATGGGCATCCTTACTGAGTAAAGCtggaaagttaaaaaacaaacaacacaacagGGACGGGTTATAGAGGGTAAATGGAAGAAGATGAGAGCTGTGCAAtcaataatattaaattttatcCAGTTTCTTACCTAGACTATTTCTATCTACTTACGTGTGGTTTTTCCAATTCTAcctttgaggttttcttttttttttttttttttttttctttttttgccagtcctgggccttcgactctgggcctgagcactgtccctggcttcttttgttgctcaaggctagcactctgccacttgagccacagcgccacttctggccattttctgtatatgtagtactggggaattgaacccagggcttcatgtataagaggcaagcactcttgccactaggccatatccccagcccctgaggtttTCATTTCTACTGCAAGTTTGAGACAAGGTAAGTAATTTCTTACTACATCTATAGCCCTCTAAGCAAGCACTAATCACACTGTATTTGAAGAGTGGATGTAGGGAAAATACAGCTGGGGTCTGAGGAACCCATGATAGTGTTATAAAGTGCTGACTTTGGTGGATCCCAAACTGTACCATGAACACTACCTCTGTGTGAAAGATTGGCTCTCGATTTGCTTTGGCAACTTGATACTTGTCTTAATGCTACTTGGATCAAGACTGTcgttggagggctggggatatggcctagtggcaagagtgcctgcctcggatacacgaggccctaggttcgattccccagcaccacatatacagaaaaccgccagaagcggtgctgtggctcaagtggcagagtgctagccttgagcgggaagaagccagggacagtgctcaggccctgagtccaaggcccaggactggcaaaaaaaaaaaaaaaaaagactgtcgtTGGAGGTCCTATTCTCTAATGATTCACACTGAGCATAACCAACCACAGGAATAATCAACTTGAAAATAGCAACTTGATTATCCATGTATGGCTGATAGACAGGTGGTTTCTCCACTTAAGTCTTCAGAGGAACAAGTGAGAGACTTAAATGTCTGCTTGTATGTTCATATACCTAGGGACTTATTTAGCATTTCTCTCTATACACAGATTTTCTAATTGCCTTTTCCCAACCCAAGGGAAGAGCTCATGTCTTTACAGgtaaatataaacacataaggcTGTTCCTGGGCAGTAAAAATGTATACTTGGTATTACAGATCTGAGATCTGGGTTATTGTTTCGCATATTTTCATTCTACCTGCAAGTGTCTGAAGAGGTCCCTCTGGATGAAGAAaaattctctctgtgtgtgtctctctaagAGCACTgaaatcataaatatatatagtGCCCAGCTagaggtttttaatttttaacgtTATTAATGctccagaaagaaaaattaaagcccACAGATAAAATTTGCTAATGTCTATCAGTAATATGTCCTCTACCTCTGTAACTCTGACACATACCAACTCAAAGTATTACTACCCAACTTAGTTTTGTCCAAGTAAACTAAATTTGACTATATTCTAATTTAgtgtatatgtgttatatattatagtaatatatatgctaaattatatatatactaaCCGCATTCTAAACTAACTtagtatacatacacaatagCCCAAATGTTTGCTCTGAAAATGACAGAGAATAATAGCAGATGCTCCATTTACTTGTTCTACACATTTGGAAATATTACTCAATAACTGACCATAGATCTTGTGAGATCTACTGTAGACTGAGGTGGGGGTAATTAGCATTGTTCCAAATACTATGAAACTAAAGCCAACTCACCGGCATGTCTGCCCTTCTCCCTCGCTTGTTGCTTTTTGGTGACTTTTCTTTCTAGTGATCTTCAGTACAGTGATTGTCTGTGCTCAAAACATGCTGACAGGCTGGacggacgctggtggctcacgcctatgatcctagctactccggaggctgagatctgatgatcatgggtcaaagccagcccaggcaggaacatctgtgaaattcttatctctacttacccacctaaaaactggaagtggaactaagGCTCAAAGTAGTggcgtgctaaccttgagcaaaagatctcagagacagcactcaggccctgaattcaaaccccacaaccaacaacaacaaaaatcaaatgcCATATATTCAGCTAAGAATAGAGCTAAGAACTTTTcatactttttttcatttaattctaaaaattattgtgtggtttctattttttttggggggggggtggtaggtcctggggcttgacctcagcgcgtgggtgctgtccctgagcttcttttgctcaaggctagcactccaccacttgagcctcagctccacgcctggcttttttggtagtttattggcggTAAGagccttagggactttcctgcccaagctggcatcaGACTTTGATtttcagaacttagcctcctgagtactgaggattgcaggcatgagccactagtgcccagctagagggttctaatttttaattttactaatgtttcagaaagaaaaactaaagcccACAGATAAAATTTGTTAATGCCTATCAGTATTTTCCCCCCACCCTCTGTAACTTTGGCTCATACCAAGTCAAAAGTATTCCTACCCAACTTAGTTTTTCCAAATAAACTAAATTTGACTTACTTCAACTTTTGATAGTTTCAGATTTAGGCCAAGGATTGTACTACAAATGTCCACAGTTCATCATCCCtctactgtccctggtttttatCTCAGTACTTACCTTTGATAGCCCATGACTCCTGAGGGCTCATCAGGACAGCCATGAAGAAAAATTCTAACATCAGGACTCGATTTAGGGACATTTCTTCTTGGGTGTTTTGATGAGGACGGGTAGAGCTCTCAAGCAAGACAGAcaagaaaagaaccaaaaaaaggAGAATTAAAGTTCAACTCAGTGGAGCAGTAGCCAATCAGAAAAGTCTTTTGAGATGACACAGCTGTTGCTAGGGAAAGGGTTCTCTTAAAGGGTGCCAAATAGGGACTATGTAGTTCAGCATTTAATATCAGACTCTccatttatttgttatttcaaGAAGTAAATTTCCTTAACAattattttatccatttattcCAGAAGGAAATCTCTTAAGgaaatctctgagttcaagtccctgtttcAGACcaaaagaggggaggagagggaggaattgAGTGAGTGCTAAACACAAATCATGCTTCTggagtgggaaggaaagaaacttttttgtgttttgctttctgttttgggGGTAATAAATCAAATTAAACTGTCAGGCCATGAAGAATGCCCGAACTTTGGCAGTGCAGATAGCAGCTTCACTTAAGAAGCTCCTCATTTGGGcaggcatgatggctcatgcctgtaatcccagctactggggaggggggaggggggaggagggatccAAGAGAATTGTGGGCTTAGGCTGGACCAGGTAAAAGACATTGAGCTCTCACctcaaccagaaaactggacatggtggcatgTACCTGCCATCCCAGTTATGGGGGAGGTACAAACAGGAGGCTTGTGATCTACACCAGTTTGggctaaaataaaaaattataattaaccAAACCTATGAGACTCCATTTgaaaatatctaaagcaaaaagagccgtGGGCAAGGCTCAAgtcaagcataaagccctgaattcaaatatgaaagagagagagatagagagtctTCATCTTTTCTGCTAAATGTGCTGGTGCCCATGATAAACAACTCAACTTAAAATCTCAGGCCGAGGTTGAACCTTATGCCAAATTCAGAGCACATACTGCGGGGTAGAAATGGAAAGCTTTGCCTTGAACACGGGAGCTGAGCCTAGAAACAAAGGACTGTGAAGGAGGAGCCTTCTCTTAGGCGTGCCTGGAGGGAGTGCCTCATTTGGCCATTTAGGTCAGCGCCATAGATCAGGCGCACTGAAGGTAAAGAATCCACAGGTGAACTTTACTATTCCTTCTCTGGTGTCAGTGGATTATGAAAGCTCTGCTGTTCACGATGGGGAATACTGAACGTTGAGAGCTTCTGGAGCTTCTGTACTGGAACATAGAgtgcaagagaaaggaaaatgtcaaaTGGCCCATGGAAAGGCCAGTAATCTCAATGCTTCCAACAGAAAGTGAGCTGTCAGTGCTGCAGCTCTTGGAATGGCGTGGCCATCATTCAGCATCAGTCACAACCCATCTGCTCAGGGTAGATTTCCACATTGCTGTTCTTATTCAGCTATTCAACTCCCCTCCCAGATCAGGAGAGCAAATACCCTATACATTACTGGTTTTCTCATCACATCTAAGTGCTTGCAACATCTTCACATTACTAATTCCGAAATCACTAAGAGGGATGTATTTCTTGGAGGTAGGTATAGGCTAGAAGAAGATCTATTAGTATTGTTTTTCTGTATACTATCATCATTCTTAAAAGCTGCTTAAAAAATACATGGTTAATCCAGTAACTGCACCTTCAACCCAAAGTGCTGCTCAACAACATATGACATGCCTTAGTCCTCAACCACGGATTGGCTCTGCTTCGGAGATGACTAAAGTTGCCACTTCCAAAAAGACTTTCAATTCCCCATTCGGTGTAATCGGAAAGAAGTTGTTCCTATTTGGCTAGCGCTCATGGTTTCCTGCTCTCCCAAACTCTAGCTTCCTGTGTGTGGAAGGGGATTTGTGAGGGCCCCTGAGTGACGTCATCATCCTGGTGACATGAAGACGTGAGGAGACGCTGGACCAGTCAGTTTGGTCAGGAGATAGAAATCCCAACAGACACTCTAACCAGAACTGACTCTATCATGTAACTTAATGCCCTCTTCTAAACCATGAAGTTTAGAAGAGGATGTAGTATTCAGGGTGATCCTTAAAGTCTCGGGAGCCTGTGGAAAGCCCCTAGTGAACCCTTTGTTCTGTCTGTGTCTAGAGAACATTTTACCCTAATATTGAAAACAATCTGTCCCTAATTCACAATGCTGTAAACTCCTCATTGCACAATCCTAAATGAAATGTGGACCATGATTTGGAGGAAGTGAACCCTACCATGAAATTAAGCCCTTGATGGTCAAGACTGAGAGCATGACTCTGCTGCCCTCTGGTGGCCACAGAGGCCTGGGACGCCCATTCTTGCCTTCTCTGGAATCCTTGTTCTGCCTGCTCAGTCAGTGCTATGAGCATTTCCCCAGATCCTCCCAAATGTGGACTCCACTCCGAACAGCAAAGAGTTtgtgtcttctttttctcttccacttAAAtttctaacaaaaaaattgccttcagtcaggtgccaatggctcatgcctgtaatcctaactactcaagaggctgagatctgaggattagagtccgaagccagcctggccaggaaagtctaggaagactcttatttctaatgaactaTCAAACAGCtgaacatggagctgtggctcaagtcttagaGCACTAGCACTTGatcaaaaaatgctcagggagggctgggaatatggcctagtggtaaagtgcttgcctcgtatacatgaagccctgggttcaattcctcagcaccacatatatagaaaaagcgggaagtgtggtactgtggctcaagtggcagagtgctagccttgagcaaaaagaagccagggacagtgctcaggccctgagttcaagttctatgaCTGgcatgtgcacgtgcgtgtgcacacacacgcacgcgcacacacacatttcattcaTAGGATAATTTAGAACACAGTTCCTATTTTGAAACTAGTTGGCCacagggagctggtggcttatgcctgtaatcttagctactctactcaggagactgagatctgaggctctcagttcagacagcctgggcaagaaaagtgcatgagttgctttttttttttttttttttttccagtcctggaccttggactcagggcctgagcactgtccctggcttcttttttgctcaaggctagcactctaccacttgagccacagcgccacttctggctgttttctatatatgtggtgctgaggaattgaacccagggcttcatgtatatgaggcgagcactcttgccactaggccatattcccagcccatgcatgagactcttatctccaattaagcaccaaaaaagctggaagtggggctgtgttaCAGGTGGTAGAAAGCTATCCTCCAGCAAGGATAACTCAGGAACAGCagtcagaccttgagttcaagcctcaggacaagaaaaacgaaaaacaaaacaaaacttgattGGCCACTAAGAACATTTGTATAATAGTTGTGAAAAAAAGATACAtacaaggtttttttgtttgtttgccagtcctgggacttgaactcagggcctgagcactgtccctgagcttcttttgcccaaagctagcactcagccacttgagccaccatgctacttccagccttttcagtttatgtggtgctgaggaatcgaacccaggacatgatgcatgctaggcaagcactctaccactaagccacattcccagccctacatacaAGTTTGAATGGAGCTATCTTAAGCAATTAATTGGTCATGAAACAAAAATTGGAAGATGGATACTGACTCCTGGCAGAATCTCCACACTGACCTCACTGCTTTCACTGCAGCTTCGGGTATGGCAATTTAAACTTTGCCACTGAAGATTCTAATTCTATGTGAAGCATTAGGCTGTGTCATGGTAGGAGTTAATCTAGAAATGTCCAGATAATCTCCATGCCCCCTCCCCTATACCATGTGTGTTTCAGTGTGATTTCTGTTCTGGGACAGGaaatggctggggctggggcgggtCTTCCTCATGTTCCCAGCTGTGACCCCTGCTGCATGTCAGGGGCACCTTGCGCTCCCTGGCCATCACAacgcctccccctcccaccccaccccacccccgcaatTCATAACACCCCACTCTTCATGCCAGCATTTCCAGTGGCATTAGAGTGTTCCAGGAAccgcctcttcctcctctttgccACATCTCTTCAAGGAAGTCCGTGGGCAAGACTGCTCTTTGGGGAGCTTGCCCTGCTATGCTGAGGAgagaccacccccaccccgcaagcCTTCATCCATCCTTATGTCTGTCTGCTATGCAGCCTCTCTAAGGCCTCATGGAGGGGCCTTCCCTAGACCTAAACATGAATCTGGCTTTATTACTAAATGTAACTGTTTTCACTTTTGATTCCTAAATACTTCTAAAGGCTTCTTGGGCTTCAAATATCTCCAGAAAATTCGAAACCATTCTAAATCCCAATAGAATTTCCACCCCAAATCCTATGTCAATTTCCCAGCCgttcattcttcttcctttccccttagAACCTCTGGAAGTTCTAAGGCTTTGTTGCCACACCCATTCCGGAACCTTCATAGACCACCCCTCCCGTTGCCTGCTCAGGTCTGATCAACCTGAGCCACACAGTTCCTCGGGGGCCCTCTGCACCTTCGTCTACGAGGGCCTCCCTGACACTCAAGCGCTTACTGCTCAGCAACAGTGAGCTTGACTTGTTCGTTTTCTCTCAATCTCCTCCTGACAAAGGAATCCAAATGACGTGGGATCCCCTGACTACAATACCTGGAAAATGGCCATCTTGGGTATGGACCTGCTCTGAGGACTTCTTGATCTTATTGTCTCTTGGCCTGCTTTCCTTTCAAACTCAGGATCCATTGTTTCGTTCTCTCTTGTTCCTCTGGGAATCTGGAGAAAATAGTTCATATTCAACTAAGTTCTAAAGTGATACTGAGTTTCTTCTTTGGTTTCTAGTGTGAACTGGTCAAAACATAATCCGCTtccagctgggtgcaggtgggctcaggcctgtaatcctagcttctcaggaggctgagatctgaggattatgaatCAAAGACAGTGTAAGAGGTAAAGTCAGGGAGTCTCTTATTTCAAGTTAACCAGAagtgctagaagtggagctgtggctcaagtggtagagtgctagctagccttaagcaaaaatgctcagggacagtgcttaggccctgagttcaagccctaggtctggcacagaaagaaagaagaaagaggggctgggaatatggcctagtgt
This window encodes:
- the LOC125352734 gene encoding mamu class II histocompatibility antigen, DR alpha chain — translated: MSLNRVLMLEFFFMAVLMSPQESWAIKEEHKLIQAEFYLSPDKVGEFMFDFDGDEIFHVDMEKKETVWRLKEFGQFASFEAQGALDNIAVDKANLDIMIKRSNHTPDANVPPEVAVLTSSPAELGEPNILICFVDKFSPPVVTVTWLKNGKPVTTGVSETVFLPREDHLFRKFHYLPFLPSTEDVYDCKVEHWGLDKPVLKHWEFDEQAPLPETTENVVCALGLIVGLVCIIVGAILIMKGMHKGNSAQRRGPL